Proteins encoded by one window of Paroedura picta isolate Pp20150507F chromosome 11, Ppicta_v3.0, whole genome shotgun sequence:
- the NKTR gene encoding NK-tumor recognition protein isoform X4 — protein sequence MLVLCRTTKPAPHLDNVHVVFGLVISGFEVIEQIENLKTDAASRPYADVRVINCGVLVTKSAKTVLEKKRKASPHSEASDTSSSSSSTSSDSSSASNSDDERTRKRKRKRRTKAKQPRKRRREERKKEEPKSKRASGQRSHSDKSEANEKLADLNAKRDKPVVRPEEIPPVPENRFLLRRDAPVVTTEPEKKPVDVAPALTAQKPSVSKSGRKIRGRGTIRYHTPPHSRSCSESDNEGSSETPPHWKEEMQRLRAYRPPSGEKWSKGDKLSDPGKWDERSLSQRSRSWSHNGFSSLSSKYTSHRKKHRKEKKAKHKKKAKKQKHLKKHKPIKKKRVSPSTEAGSSPSTKRAKSPTIRERASRSSSLSSRDSSSRKDWSKSERGNQSSLSLSSRGSHSYYRSRSRSRSYSRRSSRSRAALKSSRSRSRSRSSSNSRHPRAVSSSPKNITAHLNEHKAVSAEPTRAVLPQADKVVIQPVVAESIPVIPLSDSPPPSRWKPGQKPWKPSYERIQEMKAKATHLIPTQATYNLASVKEASSASSYHKRRETSDSDQSSYSKNHSTRSSESRRRSRSRTSRSRSYSKSYSRSRSPSSSMSRSRSRSTGRSRSVNKFPSDQSFYSGSSSYFSLSDDDQQKSKRRSESRERSVPPSKKRQSSSESTLQYVKEAAPRKLRGSASRSSLDFSTDSEQPAKPQLVLDKGHLQPDQATRKQSKCRSVPDRQEERSRSEWGSDSSKRRVLKDKSESPKTGRKAKRKTHAGTKWESGSNSERGGNKNDKDDSRFSSSKEEGEASSDSDSEVVLPNLKMKVNSSSGALKAGKRQSPPSHSGSSPSDGEAQGKSRKQKRSLRKAGSKKAKEKSKGKKEKKQKAPKQKETFHWQPPLEFGEEEEEEEENLAVKPAAKEEKASGDAKEKSQDPASENSQGAIEQPPGDEKLREEETPADEATGRKSPALNKRSRVNEEQSTSAPPPTPVKNVDVPGSPKGAKAHGEKEGDVPQMDDMEICTPDQNSPVKVGLALSPGSPKGKLPPAKRRKTSGAASNPEAEPATEGLGAKEAVAVTAERNRGGQKLSPPSPTVAVAATENTLKSEAAENVQGSVADNKWKPLQGVGNLPATAAAASPAEAKNAASSSEAKPPGLRIEIKSKNKIRPGSLFDEVRKTARLNRRPRNHESSSEEDSPAREDSPSRSRSRSRSKSDLKSRHRTRSLSYSHSRSRSRSSTYSYRSRSYTRSRSRGWYSRGRSRSRSSSYHSYRSHSRTYSRSRSRSSSYNHRSRSSRSYTYDSYYSRSRSPSRSKRSSSYHRSSRSYDRRSRSYGSDSESDRSYSNYRSPSESSRYS from the exons ATGTTGGTGTTATGCAGAACTACAAAGCCCGCGCCTCATCTTGACAA CGTGCACGTTGTCTTCGGACTGGTTATTTCTGGCTTTGAAGTCATAGAGCAAATTGAAAACTTGAAAACCGATGCTGCCAGCAGGCCATACGCAGACGTGCGAGTAATTAACTGTGGGGTGCTGGTCACGAAATCAGCAAAGACTG TGttagagaagaagaggaaggcctCTCCCCACTCCGAAGCTTCAGATACAtccagcagcagctcctccaCTTCATCGGACTCTTCGTCCGCCAGCAACTCCGACGATGAGcgaaccaggaagaggaagcgCAAGAGGAGAACCAAAGCCAAGCAGCCGAGGAAAcgaagaagggaggagagaaagaaagaagagcccAAGAGCAAACGGGCCTCAGGCCAAAGGAG TCATTCTGACAAAAGTGAAGCAAATGAAAAATTGGCAGACCTGAACGCAAAAAGGGACAAGCCGGTTGTCCGTCCAGAAGAAATTCCTCCGGTGCCTGAAAATCGATTTTTGCTGAGGAGAGATGCACCAGTGGTGACCACGGAGCCTGAGAA GAAGCCCGTCGACGTAGCACCAGCTTTAACGGCCCAGAAGCCCTCAGTGTCTAAATCCGGAAGGAAAATCAGAGGAAGAGGCACGATA CGATACCACACGCCGCCTCATTCTCGCTCGTGTTCAGAATCTGACAATGAGGGAAGCAGTGAAACTCCCCCACACTGgaaagaagaaatgcagaggttaaGAGCATACAGGCCACCGAGTGGAGAGAAGTGGAGCAAAGGGGACAA GTTGAGTGATCCAGGAAAGTGGGACGAAAGAAGCCTGTCGCAGCGCTCAAGGTCTTGGTCCCATAACGGATTCTCAAGTCTAAGTTCAAAATACACCAGCCACCGCAAGAAGCACCGGAAAGAGAAGAAGGCAAAGCACAAGAAGAAGgccaaaaagcagaaacatctgaAGAAGCATAAGCCCATTAAGAAGAAGAGGGTCTCCCCTTCCACAGAGGCCGGATCTTCTCCTTCTACCAAAAGGGCAAAATCGCCTACCATTCGCGAGAGGGCCTCTCGCTCTTCCTCGCTCTCATCCAGGGACTCCTCTTCTAGAAAGGACTGGTCTAAATCCGAAAGAGGCAACCAGAGCTCCCTGTCTCTGTCGAGCAGAGGCTCACACTCCTACTACCGGTCGAGGTCCAGATCGAGATCTTACTCCAGAAGAAGCTCTAGGTCCAGAGCTGCTTTGAAGTCTTCTCGCTCCAGGAGCAGGTCACGGTCCAGCTCTAACTCCAGACACCCAAGAGCTGTATCCAGTTCTCCCAAAAATATCACCGCGCACCTTAACGAGCACAAGGCCGTCAGTGCTGAACCCACAAGAGCAGTGTTACCGCAGGCTGACAAAGTGGTGATCCAGCCCGTCGTTGCTGAAAGCATTCCAGTGATACCTCTCAGCGACAGTCCGCCTCCGTCTCGATGGAAGCCCGGCCAAAAACCGTGGAAACCATCCTACGAGCGGATCCAGGAGATGAAAGCCAAAGCCACCCATTTAATACCTACTCAGGCGACTTACAACTTAGCGAGCGTCAAAGAGGCCAGTTCGGCCTCTTCGTACCACAAGCGGCGAGAGACGTCCGATAGTGATCAGAGCAGCTATTCCAAAAATCATAGCACCCGGAGCTCTGAAAGCCGGCGCAGGTCGAGAAGCCGGACGTCCCGAAGCAGATCTTACTCCAAGTCTTATTCACGATCCAGGAGCCCGTCCAGCTCGATGTCAAGGTCGAGATCTCGATCCACGGGCAGATCCCGTTCGGTGAATAAATTCCCCAGTGATCAGTCATTCTACAGTGGGTCATCATCTTATTTTTCCCTAAGTGACGACGACcaacagaaaagcaaaaggaGGTCTGAATCCAGGGAGAGGAGTGTCCCGCCCTCAAAGAAAAGGCAGAGTAGTTCTGAAAGCACGCTTCAGTATGTGAAAGAAGCAGCTCCTCGGAAGCTCAGAGGGAGCGCGAGTCGATCCTCTTTGGACTTCTCCACAGACAGCGAGCAACCTGCTAAGCCACAGCTGGTCCTCGACAAAGGGCACTTGCAGCCGGATCAGGCTACCCGGAAGCAAAGTAAATGCAGGTCGGTTCCCGACAGGCAAGAGGAGAGGTCCCGGTCCGAGTGGGGCAGCGACAGTTCAAAACGGAGGGTTCTGAAGGACAAATCCGAGTCTCCAAAGACTGGCCGGAAGGCAAAAAGGAAAACTCACGCCGGCACTAAGTGGGAGTCTGGGTCCAATTCAGAAAGAGGTGGGAACAAGAACGATAAAGACGACTCGAGATTCTCCTCTAgtaaagaggaaggggaagcttcGTCGGACTCCGACTCGGAAGTCGTCCTTCCCAATCTTAAGATGAAAGTCAATTCCTCCTCGGGGGCTCTGAAGGCGGGTAAGCGGCAGTCACCCCCTTCTCACTCAGGAAGCTCCCCTTCTGATGGGGAGGCTCAAGGGAAATCGCGGAAGCAAAAACGGAGCCTCAGAAAAGCAGGTTCcaagaaagcaaaagagaaatccaaggggaagaaggagaagaagcagaaagCTCCGAAGCAAAAGGAGACATTTCACTGGCAGCCCCcgctggagtttggggaggaagaagaggaggaggaggagaacctgGCCGTGAAACCAGCTGCCAAGGAGGAGAAAGCCTCGGGCGATGCCAAGGAGAAGAGCCAGGACCCAGCTTCTGAGAATAGCCAAGGGGCAATAGAACAACCCCCAGGTGATGAAAAGCTCCGTGAAGAGGAAACGCCCGCTGATGAAGCCACGGGCAGAAAATCACCGGCTCTTAACAAACGCAGTAGAGTTAATGAGGAGCAGTCgacttctgctcctcctccaacgCCAGTCAAAAACGTGGATGTTCCAGGAAGTCCCAAGGGAGCCAAAGCCCACGGTGAAAAGGAGGGAGATGTTCCGCAGATGGATGACATGGAGATCTGTACCCCGGACCAGAACTCGCCCGTGAAGGTGGGTCTGGCTCTTTCCCCAGGAAGTCCAAAGGGAAAGCTCCCACCTGCTAAAAGGAGGAAGACCTCAGGGGCAGCAAGTAACCCCGAAGCAGAACCCGCCACGGAAGGGCTTGGTGCGAAGGAAGCGGTCGCTGTTAcagcagagagaaacagaggggGCCAGAAGCTGAGCCCCCCGAGCCCCACAGTGGCAGTGGCTGCCACGGAGAACACGCTGAAATCCGAAGCGGCGGAAAATGTGCAGGGCAGCGTGGCGGATAATAAATGGAAGCCACTGCAAGGCGTCGGGAACCTGCCGGCAACGGCTGCGGCGGCCAGTCCAGCAGAAGCCAAAAACGCAGCCTCCTCCTCAGAAGCAAAGCCGCCGGGTTTAAGGATAGAAatcaaaagcaaaaacaaaatccGACCGGGCTCTCTGTTTGATGAAGTCAGGAAGACGGCGCGACTCAATCGGAGGCCGCGAAACCACGAGAGCTCCAGCGAAGAGGACTCTCCCGCCCGAGAGGACAGCCCGTCGCGGAGCCGCAGCCGGTCACGGAGCAAATCGGACCTGAAATCCAGGCACAGAACCAGATCCCTTTCCTACAGCCACTCGAGGAGCCGATCGAGGAGCTCCACTTACTCCTACAG gTCAAGGAGCTACACGCGAAGCCGGAGCAGGGGGTGGTACAGCCGAGGCCGGTCAAGAAGTCGCAGTAGTTCCTATCACAGTTACAGGAGTCACAG CCGCACCTATAGTAGAAGTCGGTCCCGCAGCAGCTCTTATAATCACCGAAGTCGATCCAG CAGATCCTACACCTATGACAGTTACTACAGCAGGAGCCGCAGTCCAAGTCGCAGCAAGAGGAGCAGCAGTTATCACAGGTCTTCTCGCAGTTACGATCGGCGGTCCAG GTCTTACGGCTCGGACAGCGAAAGCGATCGCAGCTACTCGAACTACCGGAGCCCGAGCGAAAGCAGCCGATACAGCTGA